The following proteins are co-located in the Apium graveolens cultivar Ventura chromosome 5, ASM990537v1, whole genome shotgun sequence genome:
- the LOC141659443 gene encoding uncharacterized protein LOC141659443, translating into MEIRRLLHIGVCISVLCLCFTTFFTCCDARKITHLLRPLTTSRSLSPKKLKVVEHLDIARPVDSTNTEPYGVNSPFSLPPFESLSPMPLPENTPPFCENPPSTTLPPPSSVYPVPAGSNTPSSLPPPAEGEPSPTTSPPQLPPNVSPPLLPITNPPQSPDITNPSPDITNPSPSIYIPSPVVTYPSPSIYIPSPDVTYPSPSIYIPSPDVTNPSPSTYIPSPDVTNPSPSTYIPSPSSYIPSPSGYTPVPPVDIPSPATPGLNPPFYEPSPPSSGTSPPSDIPSPDISIPSPPIFQPPVVYPQPPPHRSGSGTALWCVAKPAVPDPIIQEAMNYACGSGADCDSLQPSGACYKPNTLLAHASYAFNSYWQRSKVAGGTCEFGGTAILVTVDPSYDGCHFTYF; encoded by the exons ATGGAAATAAGAAGACTACTTCATATTGGAGTGTGCATTTCAGTCCTCTGCCTCTGTTTTACTACTTTCTTTACTTGCTGTG ATGCAAGAAAGATAACACATTTATTAAGACCTCTCACAACTTCAAGAAGCTTATCACCCAAGAAGTTGAAAGTAGTGGAGCACTTAGACATTGCTAGACCAGTGGATTCAACCAACACCGAACCTTATGGTGTAAACTCCCCCTTCTCTCTTCCACCTTTTGAGTCTCTTTCACCAATGCCATTGCCTGAAAATACACCGCCATTCTGCGAAAACCCTCCTTCCACCACACTACCACCTCCTTCCTCCGTATACCCAGTTCCTGCAGGAAGTAACACACCTTCATCCCTGCCTCCACCAGCGGAAGGAGAACCTTCCCCCACAACATCCCCACCACAACTACCACCTAATGTTTCTCCTCCACTATTACCCATAACAAATCCTCCCCAAAGCCCAGATATCACTAATCCAAGCCCAGATATCACTAATCCAAGCCCATCAATATACATCCCCAGCCCAGTTGTTACATATCCAAGCCCCTCAATTTACATCCCCAGCCCAGATGTTACATACCCGAGCCCATCAATTTACATTCCCAGCCCAGATGTCACAAATCCAAGCCCATCAACTTACATACCGAGCCCAGATGTCACAAACCCGAGCCCATCAACTTACATACCGAGCCCATCCAGTTATATCCCGAGTCCATCCGGGTACACACCAGTTCCCCCTGTCGACATCCCAAGCCCCGCAACCCCAGGTCTCAATCCACCTTTCTATGAGCCCAGCCCACCAAGTTCCGGAACCAGCCCACCTTCAGATATTCCATCTCCCGACATATCTATCCCAAGCCCTCCTATATTCCAACCACCCGTCGTGTATCCGCAACCTCCTCCTCACCGTAGTGGGTCAGGCACGGCCCTTTGGTGCGTTGCTAAACCAGCAGTCCCCGACCCAATTATTCAAGAAGCTATGAACTATGCTTGTGGTTCAGGTGCAGACTGTGATTCACTTCAGCCCAGTGGGGCATGCTATAAGCCAAACACATTACTGGCCCATGCTTCTTATGCTTTCAATAGCTATTGGCAAAGATCTAAAGTAGCTGGAGGCACTTGTGAATTTGGAGGAACAGCAATTTTGGTCACTGTAGATCCCA GTTATGATGGTTGCCATTTCACCTACTTCTGA
- the LOC141659444 gene encoding uncharacterized protein LOC141659444 isoform X1, with protein sequence MGVAGRFLVRSFSLSSSATSTLQDIASNNYKGTAKVVLKKGKTQLFREGSPMVYSGAVDRIIGRPPPKTGDIVLVADGTEKPIAWGLYNSVSMFCVRIMQLEDEAIGDPHCALNMEKLVITRIDAAVKLRKSLGFPSNCTNAYRLVNSEGDRLSGLIIDIFGDVAVVASSAAWVEKYKPQIEGCISRLDAVSNICWRPSTEILKEEGIDLSNLAEVHLPASPERVKVVENGISYVISLEGQKTGFYADQRENRQFIRNISEGQRVLDMCCYTGGFALNAASGQATSVTGVDSSSPALELANQNIALNHLDTKQISFLKQDATLFMKDALSRNELWDIVIMDPPKLAPRKKVLQSAAGMYRNLNSLAMQLTKRGGLLMTCSCSGAMTQSGKFISVLQATASMSGRKITVIRQAGAATDHPIDPAYPEGAYLTNILLRVL encoded by the exons ATGGGTGTTGCTGGACGCTTCTTAGTAAGGTCTTTCTCCCTTTCCTCCTCCGCCACCTCCACTCTTCAAGATATTGCTTCTAACAACTACAAGG GTACTGCAAAGGTTGTCCTAAAGAAGGGGAAAACACAACTATTTAGGGAAGGAAGTCCAATGGTGTATAGCGGGGCAGTAGATAGAATAATTGGGAGACCACCACCAAAGACTGGTGACATAGTGCTCGTGGCTGATGGGACTGAAAAACCTATTGCTTGGGGCCTGTACAATTCAGTTTCTATGTTCTGTGTTCGAATTATGCAGCTAGAAGACGAAGCAATAGG AGATCCGCATTGTGCCTTGAACATGGAGAAACTGGTTATAACACGAATTGACGCAGCTGTTAAATTACGCAAGAGCTTAGGCTTCCCTTCTAACTGTACAAACGCATATCGTCTTGTCAACAGTGAAGGAGATAG ATTGTCAGGTCTTATCATTGATATATTTGGCGATGTAGCTGTTGTCGCATCATCGGCTGCTTGGGTCGAGAAATACAAGCCACAGATAGAAGGCTGCATTAGTAGATTAGATGCCGTCAGTAATATATGCTGGAGACCTTCTACTGAGATATTGAAGGAAGAAGGGATTGACTTATCTAATCTTGCGGAAGTACATTTACCGGCTTCTCCCGAAAGAGTAAAG GTTGTAGAGAATGGGATTTCTTATGTTATTTCACTGGAAGGCCAGAAGACGGGATTTTATGCCGATCAACGTGAAAACCGTCAATTTATACGCAATATTTCAGAAGGTCAGAGAGTTCTTGATATGTGCTGCTATACGGGTGGTTTCGCTCTAAATGCAGCCAGTGGACAGGCTACAAGTGTTACTG GTGTTGATTCTTCTTCACCTGCTTTGGAGCTAGCCAACCAAAATATTGCTCTCAATCATCTGGATACCAAACAAATATCATTTTTGAAACAAGATGCAACCCTTTTTATGAAGGATGCTCTTTCCAGGAATGAATTGTGGGACATAGTTATTATGGATCCCCCTAAACTGGCCCCTCGAAAGAAG GTCCTACAGAGTGCAGCTGGCATGTATAGAAACTTGAACTCTTTGGCCATGCAATTGACGAAGAGGGGAGGTCTACTTATGACTTGCTCATGTTCAGGAGCTATGACCCAAAGCGGAAAGTTCATCAGTGTTCTTCAGGCAA CTGCATCAATGTCCGGCAGAAAAATCACAGTTATACGCCAAGCCGGAGCAGCAACTGATCATCCTATTGACCCTGCTTATCCAGAAGGCGCTTACCTAACTAATATCTTGCTTAGAGTACTTTAA
- the LOC141659444 gene encoding uncharacterized protein LOC141659444 isoform X2, whose product MVYSGAVDRIIGRPPPKTGDIVLVADGTEKPIAWGLYNSVSMFCVRIMQLEDEAIGDPHCALNMEKLVITRIDAAVKLRKSLGFPSNCTNAYRLVNSEGDRLSGLIIDIFGDVAVVASSAAWVEKYKPQIEGCISRLDAVSNICWRPSTEILKEEGIDLSNLAEVHLPASPERVKVVENGISYVISLEGQKTGFYADQRENRQFIRNISEGQRVLDMCCYTGGFALNAASGQATSVTGVDSSSPALELANQNIALNHLDTKQISFLKQDATLFMKDALSRNELWDIVIMDPPKLAPRKKVLQSAAGMYRNLNSLAMQLTKRGGLLMTCSCSGAMTQSGKFISVLQATASMSGRKITVIRQAGAATDHPIDPAYPEGAYLTNILLRVL is encoded by the exons ATGGTGTATAGCGGGGCAGTAGATAGAATAATTGGGAGACCACCACCAAAGACTGGTGACATAGTGCTCGTGGCTGATGGGACTGAAAAACCTATTGCTTGGGGCCTGTACAATTCAGTTTCTATGTTCTGTGTTCGAATTATGCAGCTAGAAGACGAAGCAATAGG AGATCCGCATTGTGCCTTGAACATGGAGAAACTGGTTATAACACGAATTGACGCAGCTGTTAAATTACGCAAGAGCTTAGGCTTCCCTTCTAACTGTACAAACGCATATCGTCTTGTCAACAGTGAAGGAGATAG ATTGTCAGGTCTTATCATTGATATATTTGGCGATGTAGCTGTTGTCGCATCATCGGCTGCTTGGGTCGAGAAATACAAGCCACAGATAGAAGGCTGCATTAGTAGATTAGATGCCGTCAGTAATATATGCTGGAGACCTTCTACTGAGATATTGAAGGAAGAAGGGATTGACTTATCTAATCTTGCGGAAGTACATTTACCGGCTTCTCCCGAAAGAGTAAAG GTTGTAGAGAATGGGATTTCTTATGTTATTTCACTGGAAGGCCAGAAGACGGGATTTTATGCCGATCAACGTGAAAACCGTCAATTTATACGCAATATTTCAGAAGGTCAGAGAGTTCTTGATATGTGCTGCTATACGGGTGGTTTCGCTCTAAATGCAGCCAGTGGACAGGCTACAAGTGTTACTG GTGTTGATTCTTCTTCACCTGCTTTGGAGCTAGCCAACCAAAATATTGCTCTCAATCATCTGGATACCAAACAAATATCATTTTTGAAACAAGATGCAACCCTTTTTATGAAGGATGCTCTTTCCAGGAATGAATTGTGGGACATAGTTATTATGGATCCCCCTAAACTGGCCCCTCGAAAGAAG GTCCTACAGAGTGCAGCTGGCATGTATAGAAACTTGAACTCTTTGGCCATGCAATTGACGAAGAGGGGAGGTCTACTTATGACTTGCTCATGTTCAGGAGCTATGACCCAAAGCGGAAAGTTCATCAGTGTTCTTCAGGCAA CTGCATCAATGTCCGGCAGAAAAATCACAGTTATACGCCAAGCCGGAGCAGCAACTGATCATCCTATTGACCCTGCTTATCCAGAAGGCGCTTACCTAACTAATATCTTGCTTAGAGTACTTTAA
- the LOC141659445 gene encoding ALA-interacting subunit 3-like, producing MNSDGPSSTSGVGGSADLATPRRNSKRPKYSKFTQQELPACKPILTPGWVISSFLLVGIVFIPIGLASLLASRNVVELVDRYETACIPDGFKKDKVKFIQSDSNKTCNRNLRVKKDMKPPIYVYYQLDNFYQNHRRYVKSRSDQQLKSKNKENETDDCKPEATINGKAILPCGLIAWSLFNDTYSFSRSSQKLQVNKKDISWKSDRDHKFGKDVFPKNFQNRTVKGGATLNASIPLNKQEDLIVWMRTAALPTFRKLYGKIEVELKKGDVIQVTLENNYNTYSFNGKKKLVLSTTKWIGGKNDFIGIAYLTVGGLCFLLALSFGIIYFVKPRRLGDPTYLSWNRNPGGGSNN from the exons ATGAACTCCGACGGTCCTTCATCCACTTCTGGCGTTGGCGGATCTGCCGATTTAGCTACTCCCCGAAGAAATTCGAAGCGCCCTAAGT ATTCCAAGTTTACTCAGCAGGAACTTCCAGCTTGTAAGCCAATTCTTACACCAGGATGG GTGATTTCATCATTCTTGCTTGTTGGCATTGTCTTCATTCCCATTGGGCTTGCCTCCCTGCTTGCTTCTCGTAAT GTTGTTGAACTTGTTGATCGGTATGAAACTGCCTGCATACCGGATGGCTTTAAAAAGGATAAAGTAAAATTTATCCAAAGTGATTCCAATAAGACCTGCAATAGAAACCTAAGG GTAAAAAAGGACATGAAgccccctatttatgtctattaTCAGCTGGATAACTTCTACCAGAATCATCGCAG ATATGTGAAAAGCCGAAGTGATCAGCAGCTAAAAAGCAAAAACAAAGAGAATGAGACAGATGATTGTAAACCTGAAGCTACGATTAATGGGAAAGCTATTCTGCCTTGTGGCCTTATAGCCTGGAGCTTGTTCAACGATACCTATAGCTTCTCTCGCTCCAGCCAGAAGTTGCAAGTTAACAAGAAGGATATTTCATGGAAAAGTGATAGGGATCACAAGTTTGGAAAAGATGTCTTCCCCAAGAATTTCCAGAACAGGACTGTTAAAGGTGGCGCAACTCTTAATGCCTCTATCCCT CTGAACAAGCAAGAGGATCTCATTGTCTGGATGCGAACTGCTGCTCTTCCAACTTTTAGGAAGTTGTATGGAAAGATTGAGGTGGAGCTAAAGAAAGGTGATGTTATTCAGGTGACATTGGAGAATAATTACAACACCTATAGTTTTAATGGCAAGAAGAAGCTTGTACTATCTACCACCAAATGGATTGGTGGAAAGAATGACTTCATCGGCATTGCATATCTAACAGTTGGCGGATTGTGCTTCTTACTGGCATTGTCTTTCGGCATAATTTATTTTGTCAAGCCAAG GCGACTGGGAGATCCTACATATTTGTCTTGGAACCGGAATCCGGGTGGTGGATCGAACAATTAG